Proteins co-encoded in one Opitutus terrae PB90-1 genomic window:
- a CDS encoding OPT family oligopeptide transporter encodes MSAEFVRPATAEPSTQSERETAWLAATYRPSEPNLTVRAVVVGMLIGAAMCLSNLYVFFKTGWSMGVTLTACILAFGAFQALQAARIVKKPLGVLENNALTTVASGAGYMTGGGNMAAFGALLMVTTFRPEPLPMVAWFGLIAALGVFAAIPIKRQLINQEGLAFPTGTATAETIRSIHDAAAGAGASKAAWLGWSAVGAAVLTWFRDAWHWIPTTLGLPLTLAGRSLAEWTLSLKAEVVLIGGGALMSFRTGWSLLLGGLLTYAVLAPSLLSRGIIDSVSYKAIVAWTLWPGAAILVASGLTSFALDYKSIARSFTGLTQIFRRRQAPAASGISAVECPEWWFPTGFIVLGPFVVALMVWLFQIPVWAGVIAVPLAVVMGFVAARVTGETDVTPTKALGPVTQLIYGVITPGNLSGNIMSANVTGGVGLHAADLLTTLKTGWLLGAKPRHQFYAQLFGVLAGAAIVVPAFNLILPDPSVLGGEAWPAPSCVVWAGVSKAFSGGIGALHSTAKTAILVGLALGTALALMEKFAPRRLRTVLPSPAGLGIAMVIPGSNAIAMFLGAAAAEWMRRKFPVTAEKTVVPVASGLIAGESLMGILIALLIVTGVLAA; translated from the coding sequence ATGTCCGCCGAGTTTGTCCGCCCCGCCACCGCCGAACCCAGCACACAATCCGAGCGCGAAACCGCCTGGCTGGCCGCGACCTATCGGCCCTCCGAGCCGAACCTCACGGTGCGCGCGGTCGTCGTGGGCATGCTGATCGGCGCCGCGATGTGCCTGTCGAACCTGTATGTGTTCTTCAAAACCGGCTGGAGCATGGGCGTCACGCTCACGGCGTGCATCCTCGCGTTCGGCGCGTTTCAGGCGCTGCAGGCCGCGCGCATCGTGAAAAAGCCGCTCGGCGTGCTCGAAAACAACGCGCTGACCACGGTGGCCTCCGGCGCGGGCTACATGACCGGCGGCGGCAACATGGCGGCATTCGGTGCGCTGCTGATGGTCACCACGTTCCGACCCGAGCCGCTGCCGATGGTCGCGTGGTTCGGATTGATTGCCGCGCTCGGCGTTTTCGCCGCCATCCCGATCAAGCGGCAGTTGATCAATCAGGAGGGCCTCGCGTTTCCCACCGGCACGGCCACGGCCGAAACCATCCGCTCGATCCACGACGCCGCGGCGGGCGCGGGCGCCAGCAAGGCCGCATGGCTCGGCTGGTCCGCAGTCGGCGCGGCGGTGCTCACGTGGTTCCGCGATGCGTGGCATTGGATCCCGACCACCCTCGGGCTGCCGCTCACCCTCGCCGGCCGCTCGCTGGCGGAATGGACGTTGTCGCTCAAAGCCGAAGTGGTGCTGATTGGTGGTGGCGCGCTGATGAGTTTCCGTACCGGCTGGTCGCTGTTGCTTGGCGGACTGCTGACGTACGCCGTCCTCGCGCCGTCGCTGCTGAGCCGCGGCATCATCGACAGCGTGAGCTACAAAGCCATCGTGGCGTGGACGCTCTGGCCGGGCGCGGCAATTCTGGTCGCGTCGGGGCTCACCTCGTTTGCGCTCGATTACAAGAGCATCGCGCGATCGTTCACCGGACTCACGCAGATCTTCCGGCGCCGCCAGGCGCCAGCCGCCTCGGGCATCTCGGCCGTCGAGTGTCCGGAGTGGTGGTTTCCCACGGGATTCATCGTGCTCGGGCCGTTCGTCGTAGCGCTCATGGTCTGGTTGTTCCAGATCCCGGTCTGGGCCGGCGTGATCGCCGTCCCACTCGCAGTGGTGATGGGCTTCGTGGCCGCGCGCGTCACCGGCGAGACGGACGTGACGCCGACCAAGGCACTGGGACCCGTGACGCAGTTGATCTACGGCGTGATCACGCCGGGCAATCTCTCGGGCAACATCATGTCGGCGAACGTCACCGGCGGGGTCGGACTGCACGCGGCCGATCTTCTTACCACGCTGAAGACGGGCTGGCTGCTCGGCGCGAAACCGCGCCACCAATTCTACGCGCAGCTGTTCGGCGTGCTCGCCGGCGCCGCGATTGTGGTGCCCGCCTTCAACCTGATCCTGCCCGATCCCAGCGTGCTCGGCGGTGAAGCGTGGCCGGCGCCGTCCTGTGTCGTGTGGGCCGGCGTGTCGAAGGCGTTTTCGGGTGGCATCGGCGCGCTGCATTCGACCGCCAAGACCGCGATTCTCGTCGGCCTCGCGCTGGGCACGGCGTTGGCGCTGATGGAAAAATTCGCACCGCGCCGGCTGCGGACGGTACTCCCCTCGCCCGCCGGACTCGGGATCGCGATGGTGATTCCCGGCAGCAACGCGATCGCGATGTTTCTCGGCGCCGCCGCGGCAGAATGGATGCGGCGAAAATTCCCCGTCACGGCGGAGAAAACCGTCGTGCCGGTCGCCTCGGGCCTGATCGCCGGCGAAAGTCTGATGGGCATCCTGATCGCGTTGCTGATCGTCACCGGCGTGCTGGCCGCGTGA
- a CDS encoding immunoglobulin domain-containing protein: MNANVFARWLRRLVLLAVAGVTVASAFVLYYDDSDLYLIKWYRTPVVMHVALPTTATLSDGSSLLSSVGVAMQTWNAQLGAVQFSAGAAQTPAYTLGNEINEIAIDKDVDGQAFSSGTLALTMIYSYGNDFAETDIVFNNAYTWDSYRGAVRADRQDIRRVAVHELGHVLGLNHPDQANPRQNVTAIMNSHVSSIEAPQSDDVAGVRTLYGTPGVTPVNDRFGEATVIILTNGQRSMTGSNIGASRESGEPGHAGATGIHSVWWNWTAPSNGTLVADTFGSNFDTVLAVYTGTSVTALTPVAANDDEESPEQNSTPQRKRTSKITTAVTGGTIYRIAVDGWGDNDNSIPDGYTGAITLNLRFSATSETAPVITTQPGSGSIAAGGALSLSVAATSEPAPTYQWQRNGVDVAGGTGATLLLNNVQPADAGLYVAVAKNGTLSTASRAAIVGVTTAAKVIGTGEVVGSDILHSNGNVFDQVLVTGAAEAITADWNLNQITRTSYIDIDGDIVQVEFSGPGTLSLVLDAATAPALAEKYNQPGVLYVTGHAGIVITGATENTNVTVFTVGTGTAVNQALFKTGVSYDGLADIAFIAISSTNGKFGGLRAANTTFFAQRGHTGVYAPGVEFTGPVYVGDVSAYDEAQPVLVLGSASDVRVTGGDMLQANGRPVQVSGIAQLRFTPGSDSHGHTLSAQANRAVYQEGGVDVTARIVVNP, translated from the coding sequence GTGAACGCTAACGTGTTCGCGCGGTGGTTGCGTCGGCTCGTTTTGCTGGCCGTCGCCGGCGTGACGGTGGCGTCGGCGTTTGTGCTCTACTACGACGACAGCGATCTCTACCTGATTAAATGGTATCGCACGCCCGTGGTGATGCATGTCGCTTTGCCGACCACGGCGACGCTCAGCGACGGCAGCAGCCTGTTGAGCAGCGTTGGAGTCGCGATGCAGACGTGGAACGCGCAGCTGGGCGCGGTTCAATTCAGCGCCGGCGCGGCGCAGACGCCCGCCTACACGCTCGGCAATGAGATCAATGAAATCGCCATCGACAAAGATGTGGACGGACAGGCGTTCTCATCCGGCACGCTCGCGCTGACGATGATCTACTCCTATGGGAACGATTTTGCCGAGACCGACATCGTGTTCAACAACGCCTATACGTGGGATTCCTATCGCGGCGCAGTGCGCGCGGATCGGCAGGACATTCGCCGCGTCGCGGTCCACGAACTCGGCCACGTGCTGGGACTGAACCATCCGGACCAAGCCAACCCGCGGCAGAACGTCACGGCGATCATGAACAGTCACGTGAGCTCGATCGAAGCGCCGCAGTCGGATGACGTGGCCGGGGTGCGCACGCTCTACGGCACGCCCGGCGTGACGCCGGTCAATGATCGTTTCGGCGAGGCTACGGTGATCATCCTGACCAACGGGCAGCGCAGCATGACCGGCAGCAACATCGGCGCTTCGCGTGAAAGTGGCGAACCGGGTCACGCCGGGGCGACGGGTATCCACTCGGTGTGGTGGAACTGGACCGCGCCGAGCAATGGAACGCTCGTGGCTGACACCTTCGGCAGCAATTTCGACACGGTGCTGGCGGTCTACACCGGAACCAGCGTGACCGCGCTCACGCCGGTGGCCGCCAACGACGACGAGGAAAGTCCGGAGCAGAACTCGACGCCGCAACGGAAGCGAACGAGCAAGATCACGACGGCCGTGACTGGCGGCACGATCTACCGCATTGCCGTCGACGGATGGGGCGACAACGACAACAGCATTCCCGACGGCTACACCGGCGCGATCACGTTGAATCTTCGGTTCAGCGCCACGAGTGAAACTGCTCCCGTGATCACCACCCAGCCGGGCAGCGGGTCGATCGCGGCCGGGGGCGCTCTCAGTCTCTCCGTCGCGGCGACGAGCGAGCCGGCTCCCACTTACCAATGGCAGCGCAATGGCGTCGACGTCGCGGGTGGGACAGGAGCGACGCTGTTGTTGAACAATGTGCAGCCGGCCGACGCGGGACTTTACGTGGCGGTGGCCAAGAACGGCACGCTCTCGACGGCGAGCAGGGCGGCGATTGTCGGCGTAACCACCGCGGCGAAGGTGATCGGGACCGGGGAGGTGGTGGGCAGCGACATCCTTCATTCGAATGGGAACGTATTCGATCAGGTGTTGGTGACCGGGGCGGCGGAGGCGATCACGGCGGATTGGAATCTCAATCAGATCACGCGGACGTCGTACATCGATATCGACGGCGACATCGTGCAGGTGGAGTTCAGCGGGCCGGGGACGCTGTCGCTGGTGCTTGATGCGGCGACGGCACCGGCGTTGGCCGAGAAATACAATCAACCGGGCGTGCTGTATGTGACCGGCCACGCGGGGATCGTCATCACGGGTGCAACCGAGAACACGAACGTGACGGTGTTCACCGTCGGGACCGGCACGGCCGTGAACCAGGCGTTGTTCAAGACAGGCGTCAGCTATGATGGGCTGGCGGATATCGCCTTCATCGCGATCTCGAGTACGAACGGAAAATTCGGCGGATTGCGCGCGGCGAACACGACATTCTTCGCGCAGCGCGGGCATACGGGGGTTTATGCACCAGGCGTGGAGTTCACCGGGCCGGTCTATGTCGGCGACGTGAGCGCGTATGACGAGGCACAGCCGGTATTGGTGCTGGGCTCGGCGTCCGACGTGCGGGTCACCGGCGGCGACATGCTGCAGGCCAACGGTCGGCCCGTGCAGGTGAGCGGGATCGCGCAGCTACGGTTCACCCCTGGCAGTGACTCGCACGGGCACACGTTGTCGGCGCAGGCCAATCGTGCCGTCTATCAGGAGGGCGGCGTCGACGTCACGGCGCGGATCGTGGTGAATCCGTAG
- a CDS encoding M13 family metallopeptidase, with translation MHFRTSTAWAVMLCVATVGWAGIDPQNFDHSVKPQDDFDQFANGGWKKANPVPAAYSTWGAFHELEERNQQAVRAILERVAQHPDAQGIERQVGDFYASAMDEAGIEAAGITPLKPELARLAAIESKAEVQAAVARLHRWRIWAGFQFTSEQDPKNTAMMIAYGWQAGLGLPDRDYYLRDDEKSQTLRTQYVAHVARMLELAGAEPAAAQADAVAVMQLETALAKGSKTNVELRDPVANFHKLSPVQLQELTPHFDWARYWPALGIAEPEVVDVGQPEFMQAFDAQLASTPASTWRTYLRWHLLNATAPYLSAAFVNEQFDFYGRKLKGTPELLERWKRAYEAVDESIGEALGQLYVAEYFPPESKQRMLVLVENLRTALGERLRALSWMDESTKAQALAKLAAFGVKIGYPDKWIDYGKLQVDRGPYVLNVLRAREFNAARELAKIGRPVDRTEWGMTPPTVNAYYNPTMNEIVFPAGILQPPFFDAQADDAVNYGAIGAVIGHEMTHGFDDQGRQYAADGSLTDWWTPESAQRFNERAAVIVKQYAAYVALDDLHLNGELTQGENIADLGGLTIAYAALQKALDGRPGDPIDGFTPEQRFFLSWATAWHQNIRPEALRLRVHTDVHSPAHFRVNGPLANLEEFATAFAIPEGTPMRRPASERVIIW, from the coding sequence ATGCATTTTCGAACCTCGACGGCGTGGGCCGTCATGCTCTGTGTTGCCACCGTCGGCTGGGCCGGCATCGATCCGCAGAATTTCGATCACAGCGTAAAACCGCAGGACGACTTTGACCAGTTTGCCAACGGCGGCTGGAAGAAGGCAAATCCGGTGCCGGCGGCCTACAGCACATGGGGAGCCTTTCACGAGTTGGAGGAGCGCAACCAGCAGGCGGTGCGCGCCATTCTCGAGCGCGTGGCCCAACACCCGGACGCGCAAGGCATCGAGCGACAGGTCGGCGATTTTTATGCGAGCGCGATGGACGAGGCGGGCATCGAGGCCGCGGGCATCACGCCGTTGAAGCCTGAACTCGCGCGGTTGGCGGCAATTGAGTCCAAGGCAGAGGTGCAGGCGGCGGTCGCGCGGCTGCATCGCTGGCGGATCTGGGCGGGGTTCCAGTTCACTTCCGAGCAGGATCCGAAGAACACCGCGATGATGATCGCGTACGGCTGGCAGGCGGGGCTGGGCCTGCCGGATCGCGACTACTACCTGCGGGACGACGAGAAATCGCAGACGCTGCGCACGCAGTACGTCGCGCACGTGGCGCGGATGCTCGAGCTGGCCGGCGCCGAGCCGGCGGCGGCGCAGGCCGACGCGGTGGCGGTGATGCAACTCGAGACGGCGCTCGCGAAAGGTTCAAAGACCAACGTCGAACTGCGCGATCCGGTGGCGAACTTCCACAAGCTCTCTCCGGTCCAGCTGCAGGAGCTGACACCGCATTTCGATTGGGCGCGCTACTGGCCCGCGCTGGGGATCGCCGAGCCCGAGGTGGTCGACGTGGGTCAGCCGGAGTTCATGCAGGCCTTCGATGCGCAGCTGGCATCCACGCCCGCGAGCACGTGGCGCACTTATCTGCGCTGGCACCTGCTGAACGCGACGGCGCCGTATCTCAGCGCTGCGTTCGTGAACGAGCAGTTCGATTTCTACGGTCGGAAGCTGAAGGGCACGCCGGAATTGCTCGAGCGTTGGAAGCGCGCCTACGAGGCCGTCGACGAATCGATCGGCGAGGCGCTGGGGCAGCTTTATGTGGCGGAGTATTTCCCCCCGGAATCGAAGCAACGGATGCTCGTGCTGGTGGAGAATCTTCGCACCGCGCTGGGCGAACGGCTGCGCGCGCTGTCGTGGATGGACGAGTCGACGAAGGCGCAGGCGCTCGCGAAACTCGCGGCGTTCGGCGTCAAGATTGGTTATCCGGACAAATGGATCGACTACGGCAAGCTGCAGGTCGACCGCGGTCCCTACGTGCTGAACGTGCTGCGCGCGCGCGAATTCAACGCCGCGCGTGAACTCGCCAAGATCGGTCGGCCGGTGGATCGCACGGAGTGGGGCATGACGCCGCCGACGGTGAACGCCTACTACAATCCGACGATGAACGAGATCGTTTTTCCCGCGGGCATCCTGCAGCCGCCGTTCTTTGACGCGCAGGCGGACGATGCGGTGAACTACGGCGCGATCGGCGCGGTGATCGGACACGAGATGACGCACGGGTTTGACGATCAGGGACGGCAATACGCTGCGGACGGCAGCCTGACCGACTGGTGGACGCCGGAGAGCGCGCAGCGTTTCAACGAGCGCGCGGCGGTGATCGTGAAACAGTACGCGGCTTACGTGGCGCTCGACGATCTGCACCTGAACGGCGAGCTGACGCAGGGCGAGAACATCGCGGACCTCGGCGGATTGACGATCGCGTATGCGGCGCTGCAAAAGGCGTTGGACGGAAGACCGGGCGATCCGATCGACGGATTCACGCCTGAGCAGCGGTTTTTCCTGAGCTGGGCGACGGCGTGGCACCAGAACATCCGGCCGGAGGCGCTGCGGCTGCGCGTGCACACGGACGTGCATTCGCCGGCGCATTTCCGCGTCAACGGTCCGCTGGCGAACCTCGAGGAGTTTGCGACGGCATTTGCGATTCCGGAGGGCACGCCGATGCGGCGGCCGGCCAGCGAGCGCGTGATCATCTGGTAA
- a CDS encoding 2-dehydropantoate 2-reductase has translation MSCLFSRIAIVGAGAIGTYYGVRLGRAGADVRFLLRSDLDAVRRRGAMAIHENGATLELRTPAVFVRTEEIGAVDLVIVTLKTTANDRLAQLLPPLIGPDTVVLTLQNGLGSDELIASLVGAERVLGGLAFIASTRTAPGEVTCYHPGSITLGEFSGAPRERTRMLAAQFSAAGVTIKLADNLLAARWHKLVWNVPFNGLAVAAGGITTDRICADPRLAARVRALMREVQHAAAAFGITIADEFLQQQFDVTPPMDAYRPSSLVDFLAGREVEIEAIWGEPLRRAQAAGADVPELAKLYDELRTVPRRSSAN, from the coding sequence GTGAGTTGCCTCTTTTCTCGCATTGCCATCGTTGGCGCTGGCGCGATCGGCACGTACTACGGCGTGCGGTTGGGGCGTGCCGGCGCGGACGTGCGGTTTCTGCTGCGGAGTGATCTCGATGCGGTCCGCCGGCGCGGCGCTATGGCGATCCACGAAAATGGCGCGACGCTCGAGCTGCGGACACCTGCGGTGTTTGTGCGCACCGAGGAGATCGGAGCGGTCGACCTCGTGATCGTCACCTTGAAGACCACGGCCAACGATCGGCTGGCGCAATTGCTCCCGCCGCTGATCGGACCGGACACGGTGGTGCTCACGCTGCAGAACGGACTGGGATCCGATGAGCTGATCGCGTCGCTGGTCGGCGCAGAGCGCGTGCTGGGCGGGCTGGCGTTCATCGCGTCGACGCGGACCGCACCGGGTGAAGTAACGTGTTATCATCCGGGTTCGATTACGCTGGGCGAGTTCAGCGGCGCGCCGCGGGAACGCACGCGGATGCTCGCGGCGCAATTCAGTGCGGCGGGCGTGACGATCAAGCTCGCGGACAACCTGCTCGCGGCGCGTTGGCACAAGCTGGTCTGGAACGTTCCCTTCAACGGGCTCGCCGTCGCCGCGGGAGGAATCACCACCGACCGGATCTGCGCGGATCCGCGTCTGGCGGCGCGCGTCCGCGCGCTGATGCGCGAAGTGCAGCACGCGGCGGCGGCCTTCGGCATCACGATTGCGGACGAGTTTCTGCAACAGCAGTTCGACGTGACACCGCCGATGGACGCTTACCGGCCGTCGAGCCTGGTCGATTTTCTGGCCGGTCGCGAAGTGGAGATCGAGGCAATCTGGGGCGAGCCGTTGCGGCGCGCGCAGGCCGCCGGAGCGGACGTGCCGGAGCTGGCGAAGCTCTACGACGAATTGCGCACGGTGCCCCGCCGTTCGTCCGCGAATTAG
- a CDS encoding immunoglobulin domain-containing protein, producing MPRRVVPFAFASFLALTTWTVQAAPSAPVIGSYTAAVVKPAGGNATLTVSASGDPTPKYQWLRVGTMISGATASTLTVSGLEPGDTGLYSAVASNTEGSASIVSIVGLSTDRKVIGSGTELTPVDIHHPNGNIFDQVLVTGASESITADAGQITRTSYIDIDGDIVQVEFSGPGTLSLVLASPTGPAVAEKYNQPTVNYMKGHAGIVIAGATENTHVSVFTVGRATAFDPNGGYDITKPISATNNPDNNHSPLFDGHSTTTYDGVADLAFIAIMSSNQKFGSLRAANVSFFASKGHTGIYARGVTFTGPVRVGDISAFDAAEPVLYLGSAADVSITGGDLYQDNGKPVQVNGMDQLKFVAGTDSHGHAIAAKQNRAVLMQNGQNVTSKIVVNP from the coding sequence TTGCCCCGCCGCGTTGTCCCCTTTGCGTTCGCCAGCTTTCTCGCGCTCACCACGTGGACCGTCCAAGCGGCGCCCTCGGCTCCGGTGATCGGCAGCTACACGGCAGCTGTAGTCAAACCGGCCGGCGGCAACGCCACGCTGACCGTCTCGGCGTCGGGCGATCCGACGCCCAAGTATCAATGGCTCCGCGTGGGGACCATGATCTCCGGCGCGACGGCCTCCACGCTGACCGTCTCGGGACTCGAGCCCGGGGATACGGGGCTCTACTCGGCGGTGGCGTCGAACACCGAAGGCTCCGCCTCGATCGTTTCGATTGTCGGGCTGTCCACCGACCGCAAGGTCATTGGCTCCGGCACGGAGCTGACGCCGGTCGATATTCACCATCCCAACGGCAACATCTTCGACCAGGTGCTGGTGACCGGAGCGAGTGAGTCCATCACCGCCGATGCCGGGCAGATTACGCGTACATCCTACATCGATATCGATGGCGACATCGTGCAGGTGGAATTCAGCGGGCCGGGAACGTTGTCACTGGTGCTGGCCTCCCCGACCGGGCCCGCCGTGGCGGAAAAATACAATCAACCGACGGTGAACTACATGAAAGGCCATGCCGGCATCGTCATCGCTGGCGCAACCGAGAATACACACGTGTCGGTATTCACCGTCGGTCGCGCGACCGCCTTCGATCCCAATGGCGGCTACGACATCACGAAGCCGATCAGCGCCACCAACAATCCCGACAACAACCACAGTCCGCTCTTCGATGGACACAGCACGACCACTTACGATGGCGTCGCGGATCTGGCGTTCATCGCGATCATGAGCTCGAACCAGAAGTTCGGAAGTCTCCGCGCGGCGAATGTGAGTTTCTTTGCCTCCAAGGGGCATACGGGAATCTACGCCCGCGGAGTGACATTCACGGGGCCCGTGCGCGTCGGAGATATTTCCGCATTCGACGCCGCGGAGCCGGTGCTGTATCTCGGCTCCGCCGCGGACGTGAGCATCACGGGCGGCGATCTCTACCAGGACAACGGAAAGCCGGTGCAGGTGAACGGCATGGACCAGCTGAAGTTTGTCGCCGGCACGGATTCCCACGGGCATGCAATCGCCGCGAAGCAGAACCGCGCCGTGTTGATGCAGAACGGTCAGAACGTGACGTCGAAGATCGTGGTTAATCCGTAA
- a CDS encoding family 16 glycosylhydrolase: MTISRPAEVRGGLRRRGGFAGGLLVVAALWLSPAWAADAWAPGAGWTLVWADEFDGTAIDTDNWTYDLGAGGWGNNEKETYTKENAFLENGTLVIEARKNPDGSYTSSRLKGQGRRSWKYGKVAARIRLPQGQGIWPAFWMLGDTISSVGWPRCGEIDIMEMIGGGENRDDTIYGTLHWEANGTHASYGSGARELPDPQFLYEDYHVFEIEWSEHEVIWKRDAVEYFRTSVDTTLWPTMAEFHAPFFILLNLAVGGNWPGNPDATTVFPQRMAVDWVRVYQTGERPPTVITAPASQTVAAGSGVTLAVTAGGTAPAAYHWRQAGRERAVTAEPQLTIAALGAADAGDYDVVVENALGTATSRVALVGITSTGKVLGTGQELTPVDIRHPNGNVFDQVLLTGAAEAITADAGQVTRTSFIDTDGDIVQVEFSGPGTLSLVLDAPTGPAKAEKYNQDNVSYMKGHAGIVIAGATEQTNVSVFSVGKATAVNQTLFKDGVSYDGVADLAFIAILSSDGKFGGIRAANATFFTDKGHTGIYAPGVEFTGPVFVGDVSAYDHAKPVLVLGSAADVRVAGGDFFQDNGESVQVSGVSQLKFTAGSDSHGRELAAQRNRAVLMQDGQDVTARVVVNP; the protein is encoded by the coding sequence GTGACGATATCACGACCAGCTGAGGTGCGGGGCGGTCTGCGGCGACGCGGCGGTTTCGCGGGGGGGCTCCTCGTGGTGGCGGCGCTGTGGCTCTCGCCGGCGTGGGCGGCTGACGCTTGGGCGCCTGGGGCGGGCTGGACGCTCGTGTGGGCCGACGAGTTCGACGGCACGGCGATCGATACCGATAATTGGACCTACGATCTTGGCGCCGGCGGCTGGGGCAATAACGAGAAGGAAACCTACACGAAGGAGAATGCCTTTCTCGAGAATGGCACGCTGGTCATCGAGGCGCGGAAAAATCCCGATGGCTCCTACACCTCGTCGCGGCTCAAAGGGCAGGGGCGGCGTTCGTGGAAATACGGTAAGGTTGCTGCGCGCATCCGGCTGCCACAGGGTCAGGGAATCTGGCCGGCATTCTGGATGCTCGGCGACACGATCAGCTCTGTCGGGTGGCCGCGCTGCGGCGAGATCGATATCATGGAAATGATCGGTGGCGGCGAGAACCGCGACGATACGATCTACGGCACGCTGCACTGGGAGGCGAACGGCACGCACGCCTCCTACGGCAGCGGGGCGCGGGAGCTGCCCGACCCGCAGTTTCTATACGAGGACTACCACGTGTTCGAAATCGAGTGGAGCGAACACGAGGTGATCTGGAAGCGCGACGCGGTGGAGTATTTCCGGACGAGCGTGGACACGACCTTGTGGCCGACGATGGCCGAGTTCCATGCGCCGTTCTTCATCCTCCTCAACCTCGCAGTCGGCGGAAACTGGCCCGGCAATCCGGATGCGACGACGGTGTTCCCGCAACGAATGGCGGTCGACTGGGTGCGGGTTTACCAGACGGGAGAACGGCCGCCGACGGTAATCACTGCGCCTGCCAGCCAGACCGTGGCGGCGGGCAGCGGTGTCACGCTCGCGGTGACGGCGGGCGGCACGGCTCCGGCGGCCTATCACTGGCGGCAGGCGGGGCGGGAGCGAGCCGTCACCGCAGAGCCGCAGTTGACCATTGCGGCGCTGGGCGCCGCCGATGCCGGAGACTACGATGTCGTGGTGGAGAACGCGCTTGGCACCGCCACGAGCCGGGTGGCGCTCGTCGGGATCACCTCAACGGGCAAAGTGCTCGGGACGGGCCAGGAACTGACGCCGGTGGATATTCGGCATCCGAACGGGAACGTGTTCGATCAGGTGCTGCTGACCGGAGCGGCGGAGGCGATCACGGCGGATGCGGGCCAGGTGACGCGGACGTCGTTCATCGACACCGATGGCGACATCGTGCAGGTGGAGTTCAGCGGGCCGGGCACGCTCTCGCTGGTGCTCGACGCGCCAACCGGACCGGCAAAGGCCGAGAAATACAACCAGGACAACGTCAGCTACATGAAAGGACACGCCGGAATCGTGATCGCCGGCGCGACGGAGCAGACGAACGTGTCCGTGTTCAGCGTGGGCAAGGCGACGGCGGTGAACCAGACGCTGTTCAAGGACGGGGTGAGCTATGATGGGGTTGCGGATCTGGCGTTCATCGCGATTCTTTCGAGCGACGGAAAGTTCGGTGGGATTCGAGCGGCGAATGCCACCTTCTTCACCGACAAGGGTCACACCGGCATCTACGCGCCGGGAGTGGAGTTCACCGGCCCCGTATTCGTCGGCGACGTGAGTGCGTATGATCACGCCAAACCGGTGCTGGTGCTCGGGTCGGCCGCGGATGTGCGCGTTGCGGGCGGCGATTTCTTTCAGGACAACGGAGAATCCGTGCAGGTGAGTGGAGTCTCTCAGCTCAAGTTTACGGCGGGTTCGGACTCGCATGGCCGCGAACTGGCCGCGCAGCGAAACCGCGCGGTATTGATGCAGGACGGACAGGACGTGACCGCGCGCGTGGTGGTAAATCCCTGA
- the panC gene encoding pantoate--beta-alanine ligase, whose amino-acid sequence MRKIETVSEMRSLAAATKAAGKPIALVATQGALHAGQEALIKAAAAKADFVVVSTFVNPLQFPPNEILANYPRSPESDIELCERCGAHVIFVPSADEIYPRGYSTYVTEDATSRMLCGPSRPTHFRGVTTLMAKLFNIVQPDFAFFGQKAVQRAAVVRKMAHDLGFLVEVVVVPTARETDGLAAGVRNKEFTAYQRQDAVAIHAALQRAKEMVAGGMRNPDRLIAEATHILSQKRRIRVIYVSIVDSVTMEPAREVIPDKTMLAIAAWVDEIRLIDNIVL is encoded by the coding sequence ATGCGAAAAATCGAGACTGTGTCGGAAATGCGGTCGTTGGCTGCCGCAACCAAGGCCGCGGGCAAGCCCATCGCACTGGTGGCGACCCAGGGCGCGCTGCATGCGGGGCAGGAGGCCTTGATCAAGGCGGCGGCGGCGAAGGCTGATTTCGTGGTCGTCTCGACCTTTGTGAATCCGCTGCAGTTTCCGCCGAACGAAATCCTGGCTAACTACCCGCGGAGTCCGGAGTCGGACATCGAGCTGTGCGAGCGATGTGGGGCGCACGTGATCTTCGTGCCATCAGCGGACGAAATTTACCCGCGTGGCTACTCCACCTACGTCACGGAAGATGCGACCAGCAGGATGTTGTGCGGGCCCTCGCGCCCCACGCATTTCCGCGGGGTGACGACGCTGATGGCGAAGCTCTTCAACATCGTGCAGCCGGACTTTGCGTTCTTTGGCCAGAAGGCGGTGCAGCGCGCGGCGGTGGTCCGGAAGATGGCGCACGATTTGGGCTTCCTCGTGGAGGTCGTCGTGGTGCCGACGGCGCGCGAGACGGATGGGCTGGCGGCCGGCGTGCGCAACAAGGAGTTCACGGCTTATCAGCGGCAGGACGCCGTGGCGATTCACGCGGCGCTGCAGCGGGCGAAGGAGATGGTCGCGGGCGGCATGCGGAACCCCGACCGGCTGATCGCGGAGGCGACGCACATTCTCAGTCAGAAACGGCGGATTCGCGTGATCTACGTGTCGATTGTGGACAGCGTGACGATGGAGCCCGCACGCGAGGTTATTCCGGACAAGACTATGCTGGCGATCGCCGCCTGGGTCGACGAGATCCGGCTGATCGACAACATCGTGCTGTAG